A window of the Coprobacter fastidiosus genome harbors these coding sequences:
- a CDS encoding nitroreductase family protein encodes MLFEELKQRRTIRKYTGEDIPEKLLNELIETACRVSTTGNMQLYSVIITRDKEMKEKLAPAHFNQPTVTSAPVVLTFCADFNRFIKWCDWRDAQQGYDNFQSFFTAAIDALIFAQQFCTVAELAGLGICYLGTTTYNAPQIIETLQLPKYVIPVTTITVGYPSEIPEQVERLPLEAIIHQEKYKDYTREDIDRLYRDKENLAANLKFIKENNKKTLAQVFTDVRYKKEDNEYFSEVFLKIIKEQGFRF; translated from the coding sequence ATGTTATTTGAAGAATTAAAACAAAGACGTACTATCCGTAAATATACCGGAGAAGATATTCCCGAAAAGTTATTGAACGAGCTTATAGAGACGGCATGTCGGGTCTCAACAACGGGTAATATGCAATTATATAGCGTAATTATTACTCGAGACAAAGAAATGAAAGAAAAATTAGCCCCGGCTCACTTCAATCAGCCGACTGTCACATCTGCCCCCGTAGTTCTTACGTTTTGTGCTGATTTTAACCGTTTCATCAAATGGTGTGATTGGCGAGATGCTCAACAAGGTTACGACAACTTCCAATCATTTTTTACAGCGGCAATCGATGCCCTCATCTTTGCCCAACAATTTTGTACAGTCGCAGAACTCGCCGGATTAGGAATATGTTATCTCGGAACAACAACATACAATGCACCGCAAATTATAGAAACGTTACAGTTGCCCAAGTATGTAATTCCGGTAACAACAATTACTGTCGGTTATCCATCCGAAATCCCAGAACAGGTAGAACGCCTTCCTTTAGAAGCAATTATACATCAAGAAAAATATAAAGATTATACTCGTGAAGATATAGATCGTTTATACCGAGATAAAGAAAATCTTGCCGCAAACTTGAAATTCATCAAAGAAAATAACAAAAAAACTTTAGCTCAGGTATTTACTGACGTACGTTATAAAAAGGAAGATAATGAATATTTTTCAGAGGTGTTCTTGAAGATAATCAAGGAACAAGGTTTCAGATTTTAA
- a CDS encoding adenosylcobalamin-dependent ribonucleoside-diphosphate reductase — translation MEPKNYTYDEAFEASLKYFKGDELAARVWVNKYALKDSYGNIYEKNPDEMHFRLASEIARIEKKYPNPLTEEQLMGLFRDFRYIVPQGSPMSGIGNNFQIGSLSNCFVIGMDGSADSYGGIIKIDEEQVQLMKRRGGVGHDLSHIRPKGSPVKNSALTSTGLVPFMERYSNSTREVAQDGRRGALMLSVSIKHPDSEAFIDAKMTEGKVTGANVSVKISDDFMKAAIAGEPFVQQYPIEGENPKVTKEVDAQVIWKKIVHNAWKSAEPGVLFWDTITRESVPDCYADLGFKTVSTNPCGEIPLCPYDSCRLLAVNLYSYVVNPFTDKAYFDFDLFKQHIMLAQRIMDDIIDLEMEKIDKILDKVKSDPESDEVKQTELHLWEKIRSKTLKGRRTGVGTTAEGDMLAALGLQYGTEKATEFSEQVHKTLALAAYRSSVQMAKERGAFEIFDAKREEKNPFILRLKDADPELYSDMVKYGRRNIACLTIAPTGTTSLMTQTTSGIEPVFMPVYRRRRKVNPNDPEVRIDFVDESGDAYEEYVVFHHKFITWMQTNGYEVRSNYTQEEIDELVSKSPYYKATSNDVDWLQKVRMQGRVQKWVDHSISVTINLPSDVTEELVGQLYVEAWKSGCKGCTVYRDGSRAGVLLATKKEEKKAPVHLDPKRPIELDADVVRFQNNKDKWIAFIGLKDGNPYEIFTGLADDEEGILLPKNITKGKIIKAIDEEGNKRYDFQYRNKRGYKTTIEGLSDKFNPEYWNYAKLISGVLRYGMPIDQVLKLVSTLELDSQSINTWKNGVERALKKYLPNGTKASGQTCPNCGQETLIYQEGCLICTSCGTSKCG, via the coding sequence GTGGAACCTAAAAACTACACTTATGATGAAGCATTCGAAGCTTCATTAAAGTATTTTAAGGGTGATGAGCTTGCAGCCCGAGTATGGGTGAACAAATATGCCCTTAAAGATTCTTATGGAAATATTTATGAGAAGAATCCGGATGAAATGCATTTTCGTTTGGCAAGTGAAATTGCGAGAATCGAAAAAAAATATCCTAATCCTCTTACAGAAGAGCAGTTGATGGGCCTTTTTAGAGATTTTCGTTATATTGTTCCTCAAGGAAGTCCGATGAGTGGTATCGGAAATAACTTTCAAATAGGATCTTTGTCTAATTGTTTTGTTATCGGTATGGACGGTTCGGCCGATTCATACGGCGGTATTATAAAAATAGATGAGGAGCAAGTACAGTTGATGAAGAGGCGGGGTGGAGTAGGACACGATCTGTCTCATATTCGCCCTAAAGGTTCGCCTGTAAAAAATTCAGCTTTGACCTCTACCGGTTTAGTTCCGTTTATGGAACGTTATTCCAACTCTACCCGTGAAGTCGCTCAAGACGGACGTCGTGGAGCTTTAATGTTGAGTGTTTCTATTAAACACCCTGATTCGGAGGCTTTTATCGATGCAAAGATGACAGAAGGTAAGGTAACAGGGGCAAATGTCTCTGTAAAAATCAGCGATGATTTTATGAAAGCTGCTATTGCCGGAGAGCCTTTTGTTCAGCAATATCCGATTGAAGGAGAAAATCCCAAAGTTACAAAAGAAGTCGATGCTCAGGTTATTTGGAAAAAGATAGTACATAATGCGTGGAAGTCGGCAGAACCGGGAGTCCTCTTTTGGGATACTATTACTCGGGAATCTGTACCCGATTGCTATGCTGATCTGGGATTCAAAACAGTTTCTACCAATCCTTGCGGAGAGATACCTTTGTGCCCTTATGACAGTTGTCGTTTATTAGCCGTCAATCTATATTCATACGTTGTAAATCCGTTTACAGATAAAGCATATTTCGATTTTGACCTGTTCAAACAACATATTATGCTGGCTCAGCGTATTATGGATGATATTATCGATCTTGAAATGGAAAAAATCGATAAAATATTGGATAAGGTTAAGTCTGATCCCGAGTCGGATGAAGTGAAGCAGACAGAATTACATCTTTGGGAAAAGATACGGTCAAAGACTTTGAAAGGACGTCGTACCGGAGTCGGAACGACAGCCGAAGGAGATATGCTGGCTGCTCTCGGATTGCAGTATGGGACAGAAAAAGCGACGGAATTTTCGGAACAAGTCCATAAGACATTGGCTTTGGCGGCATATCGCTCTTCTGTGCAGATGGCGAAAGAAAGAGGAGCTTTTGAAATATTCGATGCTAAGAGAGAAGAGAAGAACCCGTTTATTCTGCGTTTAAAGGATGCCGATCCTGAGCTTTACTCTGATATGGTGAAGTACGGACGTAGAAATATTGCTTGTTTGACGATTGCTCCGACAGGTACGACGAGCCTTATGACGCAGACTACCTCCGGTATTGAGCCGGTGTTTATGCCTGTGTATCGTCGCCGTCGGAAAGTAAATCCGAATGACCCTGAAGTTCGTATCGATTTTGTCGATGAATCAGGAGATGCGTATGAAGAGTATGTCGTATTCCATCATAAGTTTATAACATGGATGCAGACCAATGGTTATGAAGTGCGATCGAATTATACACAGGAAGAAATAGACGAATTAGTATCCAAATCACCTTATTATAAGGCTACATCGAATGATGTCGATTGGTTGCAGAAAGTGAGAATGCAAGGTCGTGTTCAAAAATGGGTAGATCATTCGATCAGTGTAACGATCAATCTACCGTCAGATGTAACAGAGGAATTGGTGGGACAGTTGTATGTTGAAGCTTGGAAGAGCGGCTGTAAAGGTTGTACCGTTTATAGAGATGGTTCTCGGGCAGGAGTGCTTCTCGCAACCAAAAAGGAGGAGAAAAAAGCACCGGTACATCTTGATCCTAAACGTCCTATAGAGTTGGATGCCGATGTAGTCCGTTTTCAGAATAATAAAGATAAATGGATTGCTTTTATTGGTTTGAAAGACGGGAATCCTTATGAAATTTTTACAGGTTTGGCGGATGATGAAGAGGGAATCTTACTTCCGAAAAATATTACGAAAGGAAAGATAATTAAAGCTATCGATGAAGAAGGCAATAAACGTTATGATTTCCAATATCGAAATAAGAGAGGATATAAAACGACCATTGAAGGTTTATCCGATAAGTTTAATCCTGAATATTGGAATTATGCCAAATTGATTTCGGGAGTCTTGCGTTACGGTATGCCTATAGATCAGGTTTTGAAGCTCGTTTCTACTCTTGAATTGGATAGTCAGTCTATCAATACGTGGAAAAACGGGGTAGAAAGAGCTTTGAAAAAATATTTACCGAACGGAACAAAAGCCAGCGGACAAACGTGTCCGAATTGTGGTCAGGAAACTCTCATTTATCAGGAGGGCTGTTTAATTTGTACTTCGTGCGGTACATCTAAATGCGGATAA
- a CDS encoding 4-alpha-glucanotransferase, which translates to MKIVFKIEYRTRWGQELYVTGSHSSLGNFEEEKAVPMRYEGDGIWSLTLNLQSASSGFDYHYLVKEYGQSYDKEWGEPRTFIPSELNHTYYLYDVWQNMPADSSFYSSAFNKVILARHRTGSDVLPSYSTAVTLQIYAPSIRPDEVVALTGTMMSEAWSIKDAIIMDDTRFPLWEAVLDASSLKHPVEYKFLVMKKDSRNVVAWESGNNRVLEIPHLGPGENIVFSGFKWNLPLPDWRGVGVAIPVFSLRSEESWGIGEFLDLKKMVDWAVQTGQRFIQVLPVNDTTMTHTWLDSYPYRANSIFALHPAYLRVTAIDRLKDNDSMVAYEKLAAELNVLPEIDYERVTLMKWEYLKAVFLQSGKKTLNSSGFKEFFKANREWLEPYAAYCCLRDIYETPDFRKWKMYSVFNPDDIAEFCACGNIYYDKVSFYYFVQYHLHIQLLEVRDYAHAKGIVLKGDIPIGVSRDSVDAWSHPELFYMDSQAGAPPDDFSVEGQNWGFPTYNWDEMAKDGYTWWKARFRKMAEYFDAYRIDHILGFFRIWEIPESAIQGVLGHFNPAIPFSIEELQSYGFYFEEHRHAHPYIREYMLQSLFGEYAGEVIHDYLLECGYGIYALSLDFNTQRKIENHFCGKSDEKSLKIKSGLFALTDEILFVEDPYQKRKYHPCISARQTYSYKSLTDYERWCYDRLYVDFFYHRQDAFWKNEAMKKLPPLISSTGMLVCGEDLGMIPQSVPEVMNALQILSLEIQRMPKDPDKEFGDVANYPYLSVCTTSTHDMSGIRAWWEEDRSKTQRYYNCILQEQGEAPYYCEPWICEKILAMHMHSPSMLAIIPLQDWFSIDGNIRRNNPVEERINVPANPRNYWRYRMHITIEDLLKNSDFNERIFELVRSGGRE; encoded by the coding sequence ATGAAAATAGTATTTAAAATAGAATATCGTACCCGTTGGGGACAAGAACTTTATGTGACAGGCAGTCATTCTTCTCTTGGTAATTTTGAGGAGGAGAAAGCTGTACCGATGCGGTATGAAGGAGATGGGATATGGTCTTTAACACTGAATTTGCAAAGCGCATCTTCCGGATTTGATTATCATTATTTAGTGAAAGAATATGGGCAGTCTTATGATAAAGAATGGGGCGAGCCTCGTACTTTTATACCATCAGAATTAAATCATACTTATTATTTATATGATGTTTGGCAGAATATGCCTGCCGACAGTTCGTTTTATTCTTCTGCGTTTAATAAAGTAATTTTGGCACGTCATCGGACAGGTTCAGATGTTTTGCCTTCTTATTCAACTGCCGTGACGTTACAGATATATGCACCCTCTATTCGTCCGGATGAAGTTGTGGCTTTGACCGGGACAATGATGTCTGAGGCATGGAGTATTAAGGATGCTATTATTATGGATGATACACGTTTCCCTTTGTGGGAGGCTGTATTGGATGCATCATCTTTGAAACATCCCGTAGAATATAAATTCTTGGTCATGAAGAAAGATTCCCGTAATGTCGTTGCATGGGAATCTGGGAATAACAGAGTTTTGGAGATTCCTCATTTGGGACCGGGTGAGAACATCGTTTTTTCCGGCTTTAAATGGAATCTTCCTTTACCGGATTGGAGAGGGGTAGGAGTCGCAATTCCGGTCTTTTCATTACGTTCAGAAGAAAGTTGGGGAATAGGAGAGTTCCTTGATTTGAAGAAGATGGTCGATTGGGCTGTACAGACAGGTCAGCGGTTTATTCAGGTTCTGCCGGTTAATGATACTACAATGACTCATACTTGGCTTGACTCGTATCCCTACAGGGCGAATTCTATTTTTGCTCTTCATCCGGCATATTTACGAGTAACGGCAATAGATCGGTTGAAAGACAATGATTCTATGGTTGCATATGAAAAACTTGCGGCAGAGTTGAATGTTTTACCGGAGATCGATTATGAGCGAGTAACTCTTATGAAATGGGAGTATTTAAAAGCCGTATTTTTGCAGTCAGGGAAAAAGACATTGAATTCATCTGGTTTTAAAGAGTTCTTTAAGGCTAACAGAGAATGGCTTGAGCCTTATGCTGCTTATTGCTGTTTGCGTGATATTTATGAAACTCCGGACTTTAGGAAATGGAAGATGTATTCGGTTTTCAACCCGGATGATATAGCCGAATTCTGTGCATGTGGGAATATTTATTATGATAAAGTCAGTTTTTATTATTTTGTTCAGTATCATCTACATATACAGCTTCTTGAAGTCAGGGATTATGCGCATGCAAAAGGCATAGTGCTTAAAGGCGATATTCCTATCGGGGTAAGTCGGGATAGTGTGGATGCGTGGTCTCATCCCGAATTGTTTTACATGGATTCGCAGGCTGGAGCTCCACCTGATGATTTCTCTGTAGAAGGCCAAAATTGGGGATTCCCGACATATAATTGGGATGAGATGGCTAAAGACGGTTATACTTGGTGGAAAGCCCGTTTTCGTAAAATGGCAGAATATTTCGATGCGTACCGCATAGATCATATATTGGGTTTTTTCAGAATCTGGGAAATTCCCGAAAGTGCCATACAAGGAGTATTGGGGCATTTTAATCCGGCTATTCCTTTTTCGATAGAAGAATTACAGTCTTATGGATTTTATTTTGAAGAACACCGACATGCACATCCGTATATTCGAGAATATATGTTACAAAGTCTGTTCGGCGAATATGCCGGAGAGGTAATACATGATTATCTGCTTGAATGCGGATATGGAATATATGCATTGAGTCTCGATTTCAATACGCAAAGGAAAATTGAAAACCATTTTTGTGGTAAAAGTGATGAGAAGAGTTTAAAAATAAAATCCGGACTTTTTGCATTAACAGATGAAATTTTGTTCGTAGAAGATCCTTACCAGAAAAGGAAGTACCATCCTTGTATCTCTGCCCGGCAAACATATAGTTATAAATCTTTGACTGATTATGAAAGATGGTGTTATGATCGGCTGTATGTTGACTTTTTTTACCATAGACAAGATGCTTTTTGGAAAAATGAAGCAATGAAGAAACTACCACCGTTGATATCTTCAACCGGGATGCTGGTGTGTGGTGAGGATCTGGGGATGATACCGCAATCTGTACCGGAAGTAATGAATGCGTTGCAGATTCTGTCACTCGAGATACAAAGAATGCCGAAAGATCCGGATAAAGAGTTTGGAGATGTTGCTAATTATCCGTACTTGTCGGTATGCACTACTTCTACGCATGATATGTCCGGAATCAGAGCATGGTGGGAGGAAGACAGAAGTAAGACCCAACGGTATTATAATTGTATTTTACAAGAACAAGGAGAAGCTCCTTATTACTGTGAACCGTGGATATGTGAAAAGATTCTTGCTATGCATATGCATTCGCCTTCTATGTTGGCTATCATTCCATTACAAGACTGGTTTTCGATTGATGGAAATATACGCCGTAATAATCCTGTGGAAGAGAGGATAAATGTTCCGGCTAATCCTCGCAATTATTGGCGTTATCGTATGCATATTACGATAGAAGATTTGTTGAAAAACTCCGATTTCAATGAACGGATATTCGAGCTGGTGAGATCCGGTGGGAGAGAATGA
- a CDS encoding adenylosuccinate synthase — translation MKVDVLLGLQWGDEGKGKVVDVLTPKYDVITRFQGGPNAGHTLEFDGQKYVLRSIPSGIFQGGKVNVIGNGVVLDPVLFKQEAEALAASGHDLTQRLYISKKAHLILPTHRILDAAYEAAKGDSKIGTTGKGIGPTYTDKVSRNGLRVGDLLHNFEEKYAKAKARHESILKSLNYQYDITELEKQWFEALEYLKKFNLIDSEHVVNGFLKEGKSVLAEGAQGTLLDVDFGSYPFVTSSNTICAGACTGLGIAPNKIGNVYGIFKAYCTRVGSGPFPTELFDETGEKMCSIGHEFGAVTGRKRRCGWIDLVALKYAIMIDGVTHLIMMKSDVLDTFETIKACVAYKIDGKETEEFPFEIDDSIEPVYVELPGWKCDMTKMQSEDEFPEEFNAYISFLEEELQVPIKIVSVGPDREQTVVRYTEE, via the coding sequence ATGAAAGTAGATGTGCTATTAGGTTTACAATGGGGCGACGAAGGTAAAGGAAAAGTAGTCGATGTGCTAACCCCTAAGTATGACGTTATCACCCGTTTCCAAGGAGGCCCAAATGCGGGACACACTTTGGAGTTCGACGGTCAAAAATATGTACTCCGCTCTATTCCTTCAGGTATTTTTCAAGGAGGAAAAGTAAATGTAATCGGTAACGGAGTTGTTCTCGATCCTGTTCTTTTCAAACAGGAGGCCGAAGCTCTGGCAGCCAGCGGACATGACCTGACACAAAGATTATACATTTCGAAGAAAGCACATCTTATACTCCCGACTCATCGTATATTAGACGCAGCATACGAAGCTGCTAAAGGCGACTCTAAAATCGGAACGACAGGTAAAGGTATCGGCCCTACCTATACCGATAAAGTAAGCCGCAACGGATTGCGAGTAGGTGATTTGTTACACAACTTCGAGGAGAAGTATGCCAAAGCCAAAGCCCGACATGAATCTATTTTAAAATCACTTAATTATCAATATGATATTACAGAACTCGAAAAACAATGGTTCGAGGCTCTGGAATATTTGAAAAAATTTAATCTCATCGACAGCGAACACGTCGTAAACGGATTTTTAAAAGAGGGTAAATCGGTTCTTGCAGAAGGAGCACAAGGGACTCTGTTAGATGTCGATTTCGGTTCATACCCTTTTGTGACTTCTTCAAATACCATTTGTGCCGGTGCTTGTACGGGACTCGGTATAGCACCTAACAAAATCGGGAATGTTTACGGTATTTTCAAGGCATATTGCACTCGAGTAGGAAGCGGTCCTTTCCCCACAGAGTTATTCGATGAAACAGGTGAAAAGATGTGTAGTATCGGGCACGAGTTCGGAGCTGTAACCGGACGTAAGCGTCGTTGCGGATGGATAGATCTCGTTGCCTTGAAATATGCCATTATGATAGACGGCGTTACACACCTCATCATGATGAAAAGCGATGTGCTCGACACATTCGAAACGATAAAAGCTTGTGTTGCTTATAAAATTGATGGTAAAGAGACAGAAGAGTTTCCTTTTGAAATCGATGATTCTATCGAACCGGTATATGTAGAGCTCCCGGGATGGAAATGCGATATGACCAAAATGCAAAGTGAAGACGAATTTCCGGAAGAATTTAATGCTTATATCTCATTCTTAGAAGAGGAGCTGCAAGTTCCGATCAAAATCGTTTCGGTAGGTCCTGACCGTGAACAAACAGTTGTGAGATATACAGAAGAATAA
- a CDS encoding Fur family transcriptional regulator, producing the protein MPEDKTKEIVRQKLTQYLEAKGHRKTPERYAILDKIYSTNEHFDVDSLYDIMSQSEYRVSRATIYNTVDLLVDAGLIRKHQFGYNPAQYEKSYNMVSHHHLICTKCGKVQEVKDQELLNVLANKKFGKFTTSYYALYVYGLCNRCNQAERKKASRK; encoded by the coding sequence ATGCCGGAAGATAAAACGAAAGAAATCGTAAGACAAAAACTTACTCAATATTTAGAAGCGAAAGGTCATCGCAAAACTCCTGAGCGCTATGCCATATTGGATAAGATATATTCGACGAACGAACACTTCGATGTTGATTCGCTTTATGACATTATGTCTCAAAGCGAATATCGGGTAAGCCGGGCAACCATTTACAATACCGTAGACCTGCTTGTCGATGCCGGTCTGATAAGGAAACATCAATTCGGTTACAATCCCGCCCAGTACGAAAAATCGTATAATATGGTCAGCCATCATCACCTGATCTGTACAAAATGCGGGAAAGTACAGGAAGTGAAAGATCAAGAGCTATTAAATGTATTGGCAAACAAAAAATTCGGGAAATTTACAACTTCATATTATGCCTTATATGTATATGGTCTATGTAACCGTTGCAATCAGGCAGAACGAAAAAAAGCATCTCGTAAATAG
- a CDS encoding DNA alkylation repair protein — translation MEETLREIKKRFRMAMNGIVSTSMREKGMDYRINFGLTLPLIRNIAESYTPNAELAQYLWKEQIRESKMLATWLYPVNEMNPDKAQQWAEEIPYPEIADICCMNLFIKLPFAIQKASEWVTSDKDILRYTGYQLFNRLMMQNRYPDKTVEENLISSVLNQDDREISSIRIATLNCIKRLMHRDLQTAKHTADIFRHISETGNDRQKRFAEEILLEYEFCKDTLFPTQDK, via the coding sequence ATGGAGGAAACTTTACGGGAAATAAAAAAACGATTCAGAATGGCAATGAACGGAATCGTTTCTACAAGTATGCGAGAAAAAGGGATGGACTACCGGATTAATTTCGGTCTCACCCTTCCATTGATACGCAATATCGCAGAATCATATACCCCCAATGCAGAATTAGCCCAATATCTTTGGAAAGAACAAATAAGAGAATCGAAAATGTTAGCTACATGGCTATACCCGGTAAATGAAATGAATCCGGACAAAGCCCAACAATGGGCTGAGGAGATTCCCTATCCTGAAATTGCAGACATCTGTTGCATGAACTTATTTATCAAACTCCCGTTTGCAATACAAAAAGCAAGCGAATGGGTCACATCGGACAAAGATATTCTTCGCTATACAGGATACCAATTATTTAACCGGCTAATGATGCAAAACAGGTATCCGGACAAAACAGTAGAAGAAAATCTCATATCCTCAGTCTTAAACCAAGACGACCGGGAAATCTCCTCAATACGAATAGCGACACTCAATTGTATAAAACGGCTGATGCACAGAGATCTTCAAACAGCAAAACATACAGCCGACATATTTCGCCATATATCCGAAACAGGAAATGACAGACAAAAAAGATTTGCAGAAGAGATCTTACTGGAATATGAATTTTGCAAAGACACTCTTTTTCCGACGCAAGATAAATGA
- a CDS encoding dipeptidyl-peptidase 3 family protein, with product MKKTICMIIAAATFSTSVEISAAEKNFYSVEKFADLEILRYKVPGFEDLTPKQKELVYYLSQAALQGRDILYDQNGKWNLAIRRTLEAVYIQYKGDRNSKDFKALEKYLKQVWFANGIHHHYSTDKFKPEFSQNFFVQAVSSIPAQSLPLKKGESIKDLLNDITPVMFNPKIMTKRVNQTEGEDLVATSAGNYYDGVTQAEAEAFYNNMKDPSDPTPISYGLNSRLVKRNGKIQEQVYKVGGRYSEALEKVVYWLEKAAAVAENDQQKAVIEKLISYNKSGDLKEFDEYAILWVGDLNSDIDFVNGFTETYGDPLGMKASWEALVNFKNKEASRRTEIISNNAQWFESNSPVDNRFKKENVKGVSAKVITAAILGGDSYPSTAIGINLPNSNWIRHDHGSKSVTIENITDAYDKAAQGNGFAEEFVWSDTERNWIEKYGFQADNLHTDLHECLGHASGKLLPGTDPDALKAYTSTLEEARADLFALYYIADPKIVSLGLLPTADAYKSEYYKYMMNGLMTQLTRIAPGKNIEEAHMRNRQLIAAWVLEKGAQDKVVEFKKKNGKTFVVINDYDKMRTLLGELLAEIQRIKSTGDYEAGKNLVETYAVKVDPDLHKEVLARYEKLNIAPYKGFINPVYTPVKDSNGNITDVKISYDEGYSEQMLRYSKDYSPLPTYND from the coding sequence ATGAAAAAAACTATTTGTATGATAATAGCCGCAGCTACATTTTCAACATCTGTCGAAATATCGGCAGCTGAAAAAAATTTCTATTCGGTTGAAAAATTTGCAGATCTGGAAATACTTCGTTATAAAGTTCCAGGATTTGAAGACTTGACACCTAAACAAAAAGAATTAGTCTATTATCTTTCTCAAGCCGCATTACAAGGACGAGATATTTTATATGATCAAAACGGAAAATGGAATCTGGCTATCCGTCGGACTCTTGAGGCCGTTTATATCCAATATAAGGGAGACAGAAACAGTAAAGATTTCAAAGCTTTGGAAAAATATCTGAAACAAGTATGGTTTGCCAACGGAATACATCACCATTATTCTACAGATAAATTTAAACCCGAATTCAGTCAAAACTTCTTCGTTCAAGCAGTCAGCTCTATACCGGCTCAGTCTTTGCCTTTAAAAAAAGGAGAAAGCATTAAAGATTTACTAAACGACATCACTCCGGTAATGTTTAATCCCAAAATTATGACAAAACGGGTAAATCAAACCGAAGGAGAAGATCTTGTCGCAACTTCGGCAGGAAATTATTATGACGGAGTCACTCAGGCCGAAGCCGAAGCTTTTTATAATAATATGAAAGATCCCTCCGACCCCACTCCTATTTCATACGGATTGAACAGCCGTCTGGTTAAACGGAACGGAAAAATACAAGAACAAGTTTATAAAGTCGGAGGTCGCTACTCCGAGGCTCTGGAAAAAGTCGTTTATTGGCTTGAAAAAGCTGCTGCCGTTGCAGAAAACGACCAGCAAAAAGCAGTAATCGAAAAACTGATTTCTTACAATAAAAGCGGTGATTTAAAAGAATTTGACGAATACGCAATTCTTTGGGTCGGAGATCTGAACTCTGACATTGATTTTGTAAACGGATTTACCGAAACCTACGGAGATCCTCTTGGCATGAAAGCCAGTTGGGAAGCATTGGTCAACTTTAAAAATAAAGAAGCTTCGAGACGTACCGAGATTATCAGTAACAACGCTCAATGGTTCGAAAGCAACTCTCCGGTAGATAACCGGTTTAAAAAAGAAAACGTGAAAGGTGTATCGGCAAAGGTAATCACCGCAGCTATTCTTGGAGGAGACTCTTATCCTTCTACTGCAATCGGAATCAATCTTCCGAACTCTAACTGGATACGTCACGATCACGGTTCAAAATCTGTAACGATCGAAAATATTACAGATGCTTACGATAAAGCGGCACAAGGAAATGGCTTTGCAGAAGAATTCGTATGGAGCGATACAGAACGCAATTGGATAGAAAAATACGGATTTCAAGCCGATAATTTGCATACCGACCTGCATGAATGTCTCGGGCATGCTTCCGGGAAATTACTCCCGGGTACAGATCCTGATGCATTAAAAGCCTATACCTCTACTCTCGAAGAAGCACGAGCAGACTTATTTGCCCTCTATTATATCGCCGATCCGAAAATAGTATCTCTCGGACTCCTGCCAACAGCAGATGCTTATAAGTCGGAATACTATAAGTACATGATGAACGGCCTTATGACTCAACTGACCCGTATCGCTCCCGGTAAAAACATCGAAGAAGCGCACATGCGTAATCGACAATTGATCGCAGCTTGGGTATTGGAAAAAGGTGCTCAGGATAAAGTTGTAGAATTTAAAAAGAAAAACGGAAAGACATTTGTCGTTATAAACGATTACGACAAAATGAGGACATTATTGGGCGAATTGCTGGCAGAAATACAACGCATCAAATCTACGGGAGATTATGAAGCCGGAAAGAATCTTGTGGAAACTTATGCCGTAAAAGTAGACCCCGATCTTCATAAAGAAGTATTAGCCCGTTACGAGAAATTGAACATTGCTCCGTATAAGGGATTCATTAATCCTGTATATACCCCCGTAAAAGATAGTAACGGAAATATCACAGACGTAAAAATCTCATACGATGAAGGATATTCTGAACAAATGTTACGGTACTCAAAAGACTATTCTCCCCTACCTACTTATAACGATTAG